In the Streptomyces sp. cg36 genome, one interval contains:
- a CDS encoding TldD/PmbA family protein — MPHSLDAAFTALPLRALADAALARARALGATHADFRLERVRSAAWRLRDARPAGSSDTTDLGYAVRVVHGGAWGFASGVDLTMDAAAKVASQAVAMAKLSARVIAAAGSDERVELAPEPVHADRTWISSYEIDPFSVPDEEKGALLAEWSGRLLAADGVAHVDASLLTVHENKFYADTAGTVTTQQRVRLHPQLTAVAVDGKSGEFDSMRTIAPPAGRGWEYLTGTGWDWDSELEQIPELLAEKMRAPSVRAGSYDLVVDPSNLWLTIHESIGHATELDRALGYEAAYAGTSFATFDQLGKLAYGSSIMNVTGDRTAEHGLATIGYDDEGVEAQSWDLVKDGTLVGYQLDRRIAHLTGLGRSNGCAFADSPGHVPVQRMANVSLQPDPGGLSTEDLIGGVERGIYVVGDRSWSIDMQRYNFQFTGQRFFRIENGRLAGQLRDVAYQATTTDFWGSMEKVGGPQTYVLGGAFNCGKAQPGQVAAVSHGCPSALFRGVNILNTTQEAGR, encoded by the coding sequence GTGCCTCATTCCCTCGACGCGGCCTTCACCGCCCTGCCGCTGCGGGCCCTCGCCGACGCGGCGCTCGCGCGGGCCCGCGCGCTCGGCGCCACCCATGCCGACTTCCGCCTGGAGCGGGTGCGCAGCGCGGCCTGGCGGCTGCGCGACGCCCGGCCCGCCGGCTCGTCCGACACCACGGACCTCGGTTACGCGGTCCGGGTGGTGCACGGCGGCGCCTGGGGCTTCGCCTCCGGCGTGGACCTCACCATGGACGCCGCCGCCAAGGTCGCCTCGCAGGCGGTCGCGATGGCGAAGCTGTCGGCGCGGGTGATCGCGGCGGCGGGCTCCGACGAGCGCGTGGAGCTGGCGCCGGAGCCCGTGCACGCCGACCGGACGTGGATCTCCTCGTACGAGATCGACCCCTTCTCCGTACCGGACGAGGAGAAGGGCGCGCTGCTCGCCGAGTGGAGCGGGCGGCTGCTGGCCGCGGACGGGGTGGCGCACGTGGACGCCTCGCTGCTGACCGTCCACGAGAACAAGTTCTACGCGGACACCGCGGGCACCGTCACCACCCAGCAGCGGGTGCGGCTGCACCCGCAGCTCACGGCGGTGGCGGTGGACGGCAAGAGCGGCGAGTTCGACTCGATGCGCACGATCGCGCCCCCGGCCGGGCGCGGCTGGGAGTACCTGACGGGCACCGGCTGGGACTGGGACTCCGAGCTGGAGCAGATCCCGGAGCTGCTGGCCGAGAAGATGCGCGCGCCGAGCGTGCGGGCCGGGTCCTACGACCTGGTGGTGGACCCGTCGAACCTGTGGCTGACCATCCACGAGTCGATCGGCCACGCCACCGAGCTGGACCGGGCGCTGGGCTACGAGGCGGCGTACGCGGGCACCTCGTTCGCCACCTTCGACCAGCTGGGGAAGCTGGCGTACGGCTCCTCGATCATGAACGTGACGGGCGACCGCACCGCCGAGCACGGGCTCGCCACCATCGGGTACGACGACGAGGGCGTCGAGGCGCAGTCCTGGGACCTGGTGAAGGACGGCACGCTGGTCGGCTACCAACTGGACCGCCGCATCGCCCACTTGACGGGCCTGGGCCGCTCCAACGGCTGCGCCTTCGCGGACTCCCCCGGGCACGTCCCGGTCCAGCGCATGGCCAACGTCTCGCTCCAGCCGGACCCGGGCGGGCTCTCCACCGAGGACCTGATCGGGGGCGTGGAGCGCGGCATCTACGTGGTCGGCGACCGCTCCTGGTCGATCGACATGCAGCGCTACAACTTCCAGTTCACCGGCCAGCGGTTCTTCCGCATCGAGAACGGCCGGCTGGCGGGGCAGCTGCGCGACGTCGCCTACCAGGCGACCACCACGGACTTCTGGGGCTCGATGGAGAAGGTCGGCGGCCCGCAGACGTACGTCCTGGGCGGCGCCTTCAACTGCGGCAAGGCCCAGCCGGGCCAGGTGGCGGCGGTCTCCCACGGCTGCCCGTCTGCCCTGTTCCGGGGCGTCAACATTCTGAACACCACGCAGGAGGCCGGGCGATGA
- the fabG gene encoding 3-oxoacyl-[acyl-carrier-protein] reductase, translating into MSRSVLVTGGNRGIGLAIARAFVSTGDKVAITYRSGDPDALAQEGFLAVKCDITDAEQVEQAYKQIEEAHGPVEVLVANAGVTKDQLLMRMSEEDFTSVLDTNLTGTFRVVKRANRGMLRAKKGRVVLISSVVGLMGSPGQANYAASKAGLVGFARSLARELGSRNITFNVVAPGFVDTDMTKVLTDEQRTSILSGVPLGRYAQPEEIAAAVRFLASDDASYITGAVIPVDGGLGMGH; encoded by the coding sequence TTGAGCCGCTCGGTTCTCGTCACCGGAGGAAACCGGGGCATCGGCCTCGCCATCGCCCGCGCTTTCGTCTCCACGGGGGACAAGGTCGCGATCACCTACCGCTCCGGGGACCCCGACGCCTTGGCGCAGGAAGGGTTCCTCGCCGTCAAGTGCGACATCACCGACGCCGAGCAGGTGGAGCAGGCGTACAAGCAGATCGAGGAGGCCCACGGGCCCGTCGAGGTGCTCGTCGCCAACGCCGGAGTCACCAAGGACCAGCTCCTGATGCGGATGTCCGAGGAGGACTTCACCTCCGTCCTGGACACCAACCTCACCGGCACCTTCCGGGTCGTCAAGCGCGCCAACCGCGGCATGCTGCGCGCCAAGAAGGGCCGCGTCGTGCTGATCTCCTCGGTGGTCGGCCTGATGGGCTCGCCCGGCCAGGCCAACTACGCCGCGTCCAAGGCCGGTCTCGTCGGCTTCGCCCGCTCCCTCGCGCGTGAGCTGGGCTCCCGCAACATCACGTTCAACGTCGTCGCGCCCGGTTTTGTCGACACCGACATGACCAAGGTGCTCACCGACGAGCAGCGCACCTCCATCCTCTCCGGGGTGCCGCTGGGCCGCTACGCGCAGCCCGAGGAGATCGCCGCCGCGGTCCGCTTCCTCGCCTCGGACGACGCCTCGTACATCACTGGTGCCGTCATCCCGGTTGACGGCGGATTGGGCATGGGTCACTGA